The proteins below come from a single Corynebacterium cystitidis genomic window:
- a CDS encoding FecCD family ABC transporter permease, whose translation MATDALGFRALRRRTAIWSLVFLSALVVALMAGLIVGPTPLHVGDIFTIARHHLTGAELPEELGTADAIVWDIRLPRILLGMAVGAGLAVAGAILQAVVRNMLADPYTLGINSGASTGAALAILFGAGAIFGDLALQGSAFVGAAAASVLMFFIARSAGRLTSVRLLMAGVAIGYALSALTSFLIFASDSAEGSRSVMFWLLGSLALGQWGVVLPLTVAVVLAITIILWMLGPRIDALTIGDDVALTLGINPDRLRVQLVILVCVLVGVVVAMAGSIGFVGLVVPHAARRLVGGGHRHMLPVCALLGATLLILADIGSRTLLAPQEIPIGILTALVGAPFLLLLIRRMSAHQ comes from the coding sequence ATGGCGACAGATGCTTTGGGGTTTCGCGCGTTACGACGCAGGACAGCCATCTGGTCCTTGGTTTTCTTAAGTGCGCTAGTAGTCGCACTGATGGCCGGATTGATTGTGGGGCCTACCCCGTTGCATGTTGGGGACATCTTCACTATCGCTCGCCACCACCTGACAGGGGCGGAACTCCCAGAAGAATTGGGAACCGCCGATGCGATCGTCTGGGATATTCGCCTTCCCCGCATCTTGCTTGGCATGGCCGTTGGGGCTGGTTTAGCGGTTGCGGGTGCGATTCTACAAGCAGTAGTCCGCAATATGCTGGCAGATCCTTACACCCTGGGAATCAACTCGGGAGCATCTACCGGCGCAGCACTAGCTATTTTATTTGGGGCTGGCGCAATTTTCGGTGACCTCGCACTTCAAGGCTCGGCTTTTGTGGGAGCAGCCGCAGCTTCTGTGCTGATGTTTTTCATTGCTCGCTCTGCCGGACGTTTAACTTCGGTACGGTTGCTGATGGCCGGGGTAGCTATTGGTTATGCCTTATCTGCACTAACTTCGTTTCTGATTTTTGCCTCAGACTCGGCTGAAGGTTCTCGCTCAGTCATGTTCTGGCTGCTGGGTTCTCTTGCCTTGGGTCAGTGGGGAGTAGTGCTACCACTAACCGTTGCCGTCGTGCTTGCTATCACTATCATTCTCTGGATGCTGGGGCCCCGGATAGATGCATTGACTATTGGCGATGATGTTGCATTAACACTCGGCATCAACCCAGATCGTTTACGAGTCCAGCTGGTCATCCTCGTGTGTGTGCTCGTTGGAGTAGTCGTGGCTATGGCAGGTTCAATCGGGTTTGTTGGCCTAGTTGTCCCTCATGCCGCCCGGCGACTCGTCGGTGGAGGGCACCGCCACATGCTCCCTGTCTGCGCACTCTTAGGTGCCACCTTGCTGATCTTGGCTGATATAGGCTCGCGTACCTTGTTAGCACCGCAGGAAATTCCGATTGGCATTCTCACTGCTTTGGTGGGGGCTCCGTTCTTACTGCTGTTAATTAGAAGAATGAGTGCCCATCAATGA
- a CDS encoding class I SAM-dependent methyltransferase encodes MTSAEHDDGKIADYWSGRATHYHHNQVTSLRAEANRAAWQEIITRFLPPPPARVLDVGCGSGYLSHQMAHLGYEVIGVDFSAKMLDLARRAGESSSSTASFMLGDAQLPPVHGPFDVVTSRFLLWTLPDPAGALAAWEKLLVPGGRIVAFDANWFPAGAHADVSVDSDDGEDAFTRVYDRDQLAALPLATATSIQPYLDLFSAAGLEQVRGIELEEISVLDQKFGVSRGHTIVTQYGFVGIKQKQ; translated from the coding sequence ATGACATCTGCAGAGCATGACGACGGAAAAATCGCCGATTACTGGAGTGGGCGTGCCACGCATTATCACCACAACCAAGTGACTAGCCTGCGGGCTGAAGCAAACCGCGCCGCGTGGCAGGAAATAATCACCCGCTTCCTGCCACCACCTCCTGCGCGCGTCTTGGACGTCGGTTGTGGTTCCGGTTATCTCTCGCACCAGATGGCCCACCTCGGCTATGAAGTGATTGGTGTCGACTTTTCCGCCAAGATGCTTGACCTGGCGCGCCGGGCCGGGGAATCGTCGTCAAGCACTGCTTCTTTCATGCTGGGTGATGCGCAGCTCCCGCCGGTGCATGGGCCTTTTGACGTGGTTACTTCGCGGTTTCTGCTGTGGACGCTTCCCGATCCGGCGGGGGCGCTGGCCGCCTGGGAAAAACTGTTGGTACCCGGCGGGCGGATCGTTGCTTTCGACGCGAACTGGTTCCCGGCTGGTGCTCATGCGGATGTCTCGGTGGATTCTGACGATGGGGAGGACGCTTTTACCCGGGTCTATGACCGCGATCAGCTCGCAGCTTTGCCCCTGGCCACAGCAACCAGCATCCAGCCCTACCTGGACTTATTTTCGGCCGCAGGGTTAGAGCAAGTGCGGGGCATCGAATTGGAAGAAATTTCTGTGTTGGACCAGAAATTCGGTGTTTCTCGCGGCCACACTATCGTGACACAGTATGGGTTTGTGGGCATCAAACAGAAACAGTAA
- a CDS encoding TetR/AcrR family transcriptional regulator — protein sequence MATAQPAQTTPPNKRRQRLSAEQRSQQILAAAGELFRLAPYPEVSTQAIADASETSQALIFHYFGSKSGVYLAWLESVYQALSTHVIAAVQALPPNTSRRDTIQAGLEAFTEHIANHPADWLAAQRSGDEPAEATHQRLEWRDNLQAYLLNLLQPTTERGKFAISGGIGFFEAASFEWADGGFVEQQRWPLIEATLGAVEGALGDWG from the coding sequence ATGGCTACCGCACAACCAGCACAAACTACTCCACCAAACAAACGCCGCCAGCGGCTCAGCGCCGAACAGCGCAGTCAACAGATACTGGCGGCAGCCGGAGAACTCTTCCGTCTTGCCCCCTACCCAGAAGTGTCCACACAAGCGATCGCTGATGCCTCCGAAACTTCCCAGGCGCTGATCTTTCATTACTTTGGATCCAAGTCCGGTGTCTATTTGGCCTGGCTTGAGTCGGTGTATCAAGCACTGAGCACCCACGTTATTGCAGCAGTGCAGGCACTACCCCCCAATACAAGCAGGCGCGATACTATCCAGGCTGGACTGGAAGCTTTTACTGAGCACATTGCCAACCACCCAGCAGACTGGCTTGCCGCACAACGCTCAGGGGATGAACCGGCCGAAGCCACCCACCAGCGCCTAGAGTGGCGCGATAATCTCCAGGCCTACCTACTGAATCTGCTCCAACCCACGACCGAGCGCGGTAAGTTTGCCATTTCCGGCGGAATCGGCTTCTTTGAGGCAGCCAGCTTCGAATGGGCTGATGGTGGTTTTGTCGAGCAGCAACGCTGGCCCCTGATTGAGGCAACCCTTGGGGCTGTCGAGGGTGCACTGGGCGACTGGGGCTAG
- a CDS encoding lipocalin family protein, whose protein sequence is MDYSSRIRRAVATVATVIIAGSISVVPALAQSSSSEVLDGGRIGGGSSQLAPSGFSTDPLPETDKEVDLNEYAGFWYQVAAIPQPYTLQCVSNTTAEYTVLDQDTIGVTNSCTTILGNESAIEGTADARSNASLRVNFPGVPFQDPNGPDNYRITYLEDDYSLAIVGDPDRLSGFVLSRTPDLSAEQWQKVDTVLEERGFWPCAFITTPQDGGNNGAQPVCLKANDLPASSTPALSSAD, encoded by the coding sequence ATGGATTACTCATCCCGTATTCGCCGAGCAGTTGCCACTGTCGCCACTGTCATTATCGCCGGAAGTATCAGCGTAGTACCTGCGCTTGCCCAATCAAGCAGCAGCGAAGTGCTCGACGGTGGACGCATTGGCGGTGGCTCCTCCCAGCTTGCCCCGAGCGGGTTCTCCACAGACCCATTGCCAGAAACCGACAAAGAGGTTGACCTCAATGAATACGCCGGATTCTGGTACCAAGTGGCTGCAATCCCGCAGCCCTACACCCTACAGTGCGTCAGCAACACTACCGCTGAATACACAGTGTTGGATCAAGACACGATCGGCGTGACCAATAGCTGCACAACCATCTTGGGAAATGAATCAGCGATTGAAGGCACAGCAGATGCACGCTCCAATGCCTCACTGCGAGTCAACTTCCCCGGCGTGCCCTTCCAAGACCCCAACGGCCCGGACAACTACCGCATCACCTACCTGGAGGATGACTACTCTCTGGCAATCGTGGGCGACCCTGATCGACTATCCGGGTTTGTGCTGTCACGCACACCAGATCTCAGCGCCGAGCAGTGGCAGAAAGTAGATACTGTGCTCGAAGAGCGTGGCTTCTGGCCATGCGCGTTTATCACCACTCCACAGGATGGTGGGAACAATGGCGCTCAGCCTGTTTGCTTGAAGGCTAACGATCTGCCAGCCTCAAGCACTCCCGCTCTGTCTTCAGCAGACTAG
- a CDS encoding M20/M25/M40 family metallo-hydrolase has protein sequence MSSGTSSDKSSVQELNQATIDLLRDMIRNACVNDLTADSGAEVRNADTLEEFFADEIAAGTVTVERFEPHPGRVSIAFTVEGTDPDAEPLTLLGHTDVVPVDKPKWTQDPFGAEIVDGKIYGRGATDMLFITAAMAAATREVAAIAATEKTKPSDGNVRPRGTLTFVGLADEEARGGLGAGWLAQHKPDAFSWKNCLSETGGSHLSVSDGSDALIVVVGEKGAAQRRIHVHGDAGHGSTPYGRDMTVGVIGEVARRLCAIEPEVSSSDLWEGYVRAFKFDPETEKQLINGENYEALGPLARYSHAMSHTTYAPTVLRAGGAINVLPSHAWVELDIRPLPGQTQEEIDEVLRNALGDLADRVEIEHLITEDATISPAEGPLYEAIVDTFHEFFPDVPVIPTIAAGGSDLRFARRLGGVGYGFALHARERLFDEVLNQLHSHDEYVEVEDVELTAQAYYRLARRFLGM, from the coding sequence ATGTCTTCGGGAACCTCTTCGGATAAGTCATCAGTTCAAGAACTGAATCAAGCCACCATCGACCTGCTGCGCGATATGATCCGCAACGCCTGTGTCAATGACCTCACCGCCGATTCTGGCGCGGAAGTCCGCAACGCTGACACTCTCGAAGAGTTTTTCGCCGACGAGATCGCCGCCGGTACCGTCACGGTTGAACGCTTCGAGCCCCACCCCGGCCGCGTCTCTATTGCTTTCACAGTGGAAGGAACTGACCCCGATGCTGAACCATTGACCTTGCTTGGCCACACCGATGTGGTGCCCGTCGATAAGCCCAAGTGGACCCAGGACCCCTTCGGTGCTGAAATCGTCGACGGGAAAATCTACGGCCGCGGTGCCACCGACATGCTTTTCATCACCGCCGCCATGGCCGCCGCGACCCGCGAGGTTGCGGCTATCGCCGCAACGGAAAAGACGAAGCCCTCGGATGGAAACGTCCGCCCGCGTGGCACGCTGACGTTTGTTGGGCTTGCCGACGAAGAAGCCCGCGGCGGCCTCGGTGCGGGATGGTTGGCCCAGCACAAACCGGACGCTTTTTCGTGGAAGAACTGCCTCAGCGAAACAGGTGGTTCGCATTTGTCGGTGAGTGACGGGTCGGACGCATTAATTGTTGTCGTGGGTGAAAAGGGTGCAGCGCAGCGACGCATTCACGTCCACGGTGATGCTGGCCACGGCTCCACCCCGTATGGCCGCGATATGACGGTCGGCGTGATTGGTGAGGTAGCCCGCCGCCTCTGCGCGATTGAACCCGAGGTGTCTTCCAGCGACCTGTGGGAAGGCTATGTCCGCGCCTTCAAGTTTGACCCCGAGACCGAGAAACAGCTGATCAACGGCGAAAACTATGAGGCACTCGGGCCCCTTGCCCGTTACTCGCACGCGATGAGCCACACCACCTACGCCCCCACTGTTCTGCGCGCCGGTGGCGCAATCAACGTGCTGCCCTCGCACGCGTGGGTGGAGCTGGACATTCGTCCTCTGCCTGGCCAGACCCAGGAGGAAATCGATGAGGTGTTGCGCAACGCGCTGGGCGACCTGGCTGACCGCGTGGAAATCGAGCACCTGATCACCGAAGACGCCACCATATCTCCAGCAGAGGGCCCACTGTATGAGGCGATCGTCGACACGTTCCACGAGTTCTTCCCCGACGTTCCCGTGATTCCCACCATCGCCGCCGGAGGCTCTGACCTGCGCTTTGCCCGACGCCTTGGCGGGGTGGGCTACGGTTTTGCACTCCATGCGCGGGAGCGGCTTTTCGACGAAGTCTTAAACCAACTGCACTCCCACGACGAATACGTGGAAGTAGAAGACGTGGAGCTGACTGCCCAGGCATACTACCGCCTGGCCAGGCGATTTCTGGGGATGTAG
- a CDS encoding helix-turn-helix domain-containing protein: MAINQRDRQYAETHQLFIDVAFKLFREKGYSSTSMNQIAVQAGFSRTALYLHFPNKPAIVLEHMRLMDDDLRHVVLSLSSDVGYTREQPQQPLRVEVTMQLSACRGMERR; encoded by the coding sequence ATGGCGATAAATCAACGCGACCGCCAATACGCCGAGACCCACCAGCTTTTTATTGACGTTGCCTTTAAGCTGTTTCGCGAGAAGGGGTATTCGTCGACAAGCATGAACCAAATCGCGGTCCAGGCTGGATTCTCGCGCACCGCACTGTACCTGCACTTTCCTAATAAACCGGCGATTGTGCTGGAACATATGCGCTTGATGGATGATGACCTGCGGCATGTTGTTCTCTCGCTGAGCAGCGACGTGGGGTACACGCGTGAACAACCTCAGCAGCCGCTGAGGGTGGAAGTCACAATGCAGCTGTCTGCGTGTCGCGGCATGGAAAGGCGATGA
- a CDS encoding SRPBCC family protein codes for MSIDARADEVYAAIVQPSQWWVADINGDASTEGGTFEIDRPGHFSQYRVVEADPGQRVEWHVEQTGHAEEHSLWVGSALVFELEEVEGENGVSTVLHFTHRGLQAHKAAYQEGSNDWTTYLRESLPALIAEGKGTPLQP; via the coding sequence GTGAGCATTGATGCGCGTGCCGACGAGGTCTACGCCGCAATCGTGCAGCCTTCACAGTGGTGGGTGGCCGACATCAATGGTGATGCATCAACTGAGGGTGGCACCTTCGAGATTGATCGCCCCGGCCACTTTTCTCAATACCGTGTTGTTGAGGCCGATCCCGGTCAGCGTGTGGAGTGGCACGTGGAGCAGACCGGGCATGCCGAGGAGCATTCCTTATGGGTTGGCTCGGCTTTAGTATTTGAGCTTGAAGAAGTTGAGGGCGAAAACGGAGTGTCGACGGTGCTGCATTTCACGCACCGTGGCTTGCAGGCACACAAGGCTGCGTATCAGGAAGGCTCCAATGATTGGACCACCTACTTGCGTGAATCGCTTCCGGCGTTGATCGCTGAGGGAAAGGGTACACCGCTGCAGCCCTAG
- a CDS encoding monooxygenase, translating into MNTIVVFEFPSSGPYGAEAEAAYADLAQDIASEKDLVWKVWTEDPSRQVAGGVYLFTSEEAADTYIEKHSNRLGGFGITDIKAVKYQVNDGLSAVDHAVLSR; encoded by the coding sequence ATGAACACAATTGTCGTATTTGAATTTCCATCGTCTGGCCCCTACGGTGCCGAAGCAGAAGCAGCATATGCAGACCTGGCACAAGATATCGCAAGCGAGAAGGACCTGGTGTGGAAGGTCTGGACGGAAGACCCATCCCGCCAGGTTGCCGGTGGCGTGTACCTGTTCACCTCTGAGGAGGCGGCAGACACCTACATCGAGAAGCACTCCAACCGCCTAGGCGGCTTCGGCATCACCGACATCAAGGCTGTGAAGTACCAGGTCAACGATGGCCTTTCTGCCGTCGACCACGCAGTACTGTCGCGTTAG
- a CDS encoding App1 family protein, whose translation MGLSDIVRAAERRINRRGVRRKSENGWVPEVTGFTGYGSTRRAHVLGRVVMGGQQEPDLEVVRGYRQFFTTQVPHIGVTVRLGEQEVRSETNDNGYIDVLIADHGLDPGWHEAEITVDGGTTANAPVQIVSKDARIGLVSDIDDTVMVTMLPRAVLAAWNSWVKKTNTRQPVEGMGAFYNELLADDPHAPVFYLSTGAWNTYETLVHFIKKHDLPEGPLLLTDWGPTPTGLFRSGKEHKKVQLRNLFIEFPEINWILVGDDGQHDPLIYGDAIFEHPDRVKQVAIRKLSAQEHVLSHGTMTALSQPAHYPDTPTVYGHDGYELLRKWRSQQA comes from the coding sequence ATGGGTTTATCTGACATCGTCCGTGCCGCCGAGCGGCGCATTAACCGTCGCGGTGTGCGACGCAAAAGTGAGAATGGGTGGGTTCCGGAAGTTACGGGGTTTACCGGCTACGGCTCCACCCGCCGCGCCCACGTTCTCGGCCGTGTTGTCATGGGTGGACAGCAGGAACCTGACCTCGAGGTGGTTCGCGGCTACCGCCAGTTTTTCACCACACAGGTTCCGCATATCGGTGTGACAGTGCGTCTGGGTGAGCAGGAAGTTCGGTCTGAAACCAACGATAACGGCTATATCGATGTGCTTATTGCCGATCATGGTTTGGACCCCGGATGGCATGAGGCTGAAATCACTGTGGACGGTGGCACTACCGCGAACGCGCCGGTCCAGATTGTGTCGAAAGATGCGCGCATTGGCCTGGTGAGCGATATCGACGACACGGTAATGGTCACCATGCTGCCGCGCGCTGTCTTGGCCGCCTGGAATTCGTGGGTGAAAAAGACCAACACCCGCCAACCTGTGGAGGGCATGGGCGCGTTCTACAACGAGTTGCTTGCCGACGACCCTCACGCGCCTGTCTTCTATTTATCCACCGGCGCATGGAATACCTATGAAACGTTGGTGCATTTCATCAAGAAACATGATCTGCCCGAGGGCCCGTTGCTGCTGACCGATTGGGGCCCCACACCAACTGGATTGTTCCGCTCCGGCAAGGAGCACAAGAAGGTGCAGCTGCGAAATCTTTTCATCGAGTTCCCCGAAATCAATTGGATCCTTGTCGGTGATGACGGCCAGCACGATCCGCTGATCTACGGCGATGCCATTTTCGAGCACCCAGACCGAGTGAAGCAGGTAGCGATCCGCAAACTCAGCGCCCAGGAGCACGTGCTGTCGCACGGTACGATGACGGCCCTCTCACAGCCTGCGCATTACCCGGATACTCCCACAGTGTACGGCCATGACGGCTACGAGCTGTTGCGCAAGTGGCGCTCCCAGCAGGCTTGA
- a CDS encoding esterase/lipase family protein has protein sequence MNSSSFKHQLAKIWNVDASDLPDDLVEHAKNVHVDRIDEDIAGSLAELDVQTEPAEQLPFVPKVRGKNYFEDDFRPAEQPWPVVMIHGTGADRDYWHPMAENLRADGWGVYALNFGNHGTRLIEDSATEVEAFISAVLTHTGADRVILIGHSQGGLLARYWMRHFDGARRTKHLVCLSSPNHGTTLGGIASPLVTNKVAEKAMRSLIRYALGPAAFQQISGSELLQKTNAGGDVEEGVTYTCVATRFDAIVQPPESCFLRSSTPGQVRNVWVQDLEHGVQVHHDEMPQDVRVIRVVRAVLHNLAEKEK, from the coding sequence ATGAATTCATCGTCTTTTAAACATCAACTGGCGAAGATCTGGAACGTTGACGCCTCTGATCTTCCCGACGATTTGGTGGAGCACGCGAAGAACGTCCACGTGGATCGTATCGACGAGGACATTGCTGGGAGTTTAGCTGAGCTTGACGTGCAAACGGAACCTGCGGAACAGCTGCCGTTTGTGCCAAAAGTGCGGGGTAAGAATTACTTCGAGGATGACTTCCGCCCCGCTGAGCAACCCTGGCCTGTGGTGATGATCCATGGCACAGGCGCTGACCGTGACTATTGGCACCCCATGGCCGAAAACCTCCGTGCCGACGGTTGGGGTGTCTACGCCCTTAACTTTGGTAATCATGGCACCCGCCTGATTGAAGATTCTGCCACCGAGGTGGAGGCCTTCATCAGCGCGGTGCTGACGCATACAGGTGCAGACCGGGTGATTTTGATCGGCCATTCCCAAGGCGGGCTGCTGGCGCGGTACTGGATGCGGCATTTCGATGGGGCGAGGCGCACCAAACACCTGGTCTGTCTCAGTTCTCCGAACCATGGGACGACATTGGGCGGGATCGCCAGCCCGCTGGTGACCAATAAGGTGGCGGAAAAGGCGATGCGTTCGTTGATCCGCTACGCGCTTGGCCCGGCGGCCTTCCAGCAGATCTCTGGTTCTGAGCTGTTGCAGAAGACCAACGCGGGTGGTGATGTGGAGGAGGGCGTGACCTACACGTGTGTGGCCACGCGTTTTGATGCCATTGTCCAGCCGCCGGAATCATGTTTTTTGCGTTCTTCGACCCCCGGCCAGGTGCGTAATGTGTGGGTCCAAGACTTAGAGCATGGTGTCCAGGTACATCACGACGAGATGCCCCAGGATGTGCGTGTGATCCGTGTGGTGCGGGCGGTGTTGCACAATTTGGCTGAGAAGGAGAAATGA
- a CDS encoding ABC transporter substrate-binding protein, which yields MRKSLLSVLLVCPLILAGCSSTEEAGSTDSAAIVVENCGNTVELDGPPERVVLQKAPAVLTLDALGVLDRVVAKAGAYPEEYYSDEINAKLDEIETLSDRLDASGHLEITKEAIIAQDPDLIIGFSDTVNDDTVTEAAIVDEAGYCEDTKEASFDDIYDHIDLYATLFGREERGEAYKKEIAAELEGIDSTAGAGETVAIVYPTEGGGTLYAYGTGSMSHPIVEAVGLTNVFADESDRVFEISAEQLVAANPDRILVLHQTDDSIIEEVYSLQGADTITAVQKGQVTPMLFNYFEPATPLALDGIKLLQEELR from the coding sequence ATGAGGAAATCACTCTTATCCGTACTACTGGTTTGCCCTTTGATACTTGCTGGTTGCTCTTCCACCGAAGAGGCTGGGAGTACCGATTCCGCAGCGATCGTGGTTGAAAACTGTGGGAATACTGTTGAGCTTGATGGTCCGCCTGAGCGAGTAGTGCTGCAGAAGGCGCCGGCTGTTCTCACCTTGGATGCGCTTGGGGTACTTGATCGTGTGGTAGCAAAAGCAGGTGCCTACCCGGAGGAGTACTACTCCGACGAAATCAACGCCAAGCTCGATGAGATTGAAACCCTGTCTGACAGGCTCGATGCAAGCGGACATCTTGAAATCACCAAAGAAGCTATCATCGCACAAGACCCTGATCTCATTATCGGTTTTAGCGACACAGTCAATGACGATACTGTCACTGAAGCCGCCATTGTGGATGAGGCTGGCTACTGCGAAGACACGAAAGAGGCTTCTTTCGATGACATTTATGACCATATTGACTTGTACGCCACACTGTTCGGCCGAGAGGAACGAGGAGAAGCCTACAAGAAGGAAATCGCCGCGGAGCTGGAAGGTATCGACTCTACAGCAGGCGCAGGCGAAACTGTGGCTATCGTGTACCCGACGGAAGGTGGCGGAACTCTCTACGCTTATGGCACCGGGTCGATGTCGCACCCGATTGTGGAGGCTGTAGGACTGACAAACGTCTTTGCGGACGAAAGCGACCGAGTTTTCGAGATCAGTGCCGAGCAACTGGTGGCGGCTAATCCCGACCGGATTCTGGTCCTCCACCAAACGGATGACTCAATCATTGAAGAGGTATATTCGCTTCAAGGCGCAGACACCATTACTGCTGTCCAGAAAGGGCAGGTTACTCCGATGCTCTTTAACTACTTCGAACCAGCCACCCCGCTGGCCCTAGACGGCATCAAATTGCTGCAGGAGGAGTTACGATAA
- a CDS encoding alpha-amylase family protein, producing the protein MLNSTLWWHLYPLGSTGAPIRDREGDDSGHRLRMIEPWLDYLIELGCNGLLLGPIFESATHGYDTLDHFHIDLRLGDESDFDALMRACNEKGIRVMLDGVFNHVDRSHRAVAAGLAGDTNWEGHDQLATLHHENPQVRDKVVEIMEYWLAKGISGWRLDVAYSVPADFWAEVLGRVRHNYPNAVFLGEVIHGDYVHIAQAGTLDSVTQYELWKALWSSIADKNFFELTHALNRHHDFSQHMITNTFVGNHDVDRIASKVGQDAVIPAVAMLMTLPGSPSIYYGDEQGFTGLRGEGFAADDPVRPPLPATPSELSDEGAWLFAAHKELIGVRRRHAWLATAKLEVKATTNETLSYVVSNKADGEETLQVDVWLEPTPGVRIHADGVTEYQWPQS; encoded by the coding sequence ATGTTGAATAGCACTCTCTGGTGGCACCTCTACCCACTGGGTTCTACTGGTGCCCCAATCCGCGACCGTGAAGGCGATGATTCCGGCCACCGGCTCCGCATGATTGAGCCATGGCTGGATTATCTCATTGAGCTGGGGTGCAATGGACTGTTACTCGGGCCGATCTTTGAGTCAGCCACCCACGGCTACGACACCTTAGACCATTTCCACATTGATTTGCGCCTGGGAGATGAATCGGATTTTGACGCGTTGATGCGCGCCTGTAACGAAAAAGGTATCCGCGTGATGCTTGATGGTGTGTTCAACCATGTTGATCGCAGCCACCGGGCAGTAGCTGCAGGTTTGGCTGGAGATACGAACTGGGAAGGCCATGACCAGCTTGCCACCCTGCATCATGAGAACCCGCAGGTGCGCGACAAGGTAGTGGAGATCATGGAGTATTGGCTGGCCAAAGGGATTTCTGGTTGGCGCCTTGATGTTGCCTACTCCGTTCCGGCTGATTTCTGGGCCGAGGTATTAGGGCGTGTGCGGCACAACTACCCGAATGCCGTTTTCCTCGGTGAGGTCATCCACGGTGACTATGTACACATCGCGCAGGCAGGCACACTGGATTCGGTTACCCAGTATGAACTATGGAAAGCACTGTGGAGCTCCATCGCTGATAAGAACTTCTTCGAACTTACCCACGCACTTAACCGCCACCACGATTTTTCGCAGCACATGATCACCAACACCTTTGTGGGTAACCACGATGTGGATCGGATTGCATCGAAGGTGGGCCAGGACGCGGTGATTCCTGCTGTTGCCATGTTAATGACGCTGCCCGGCAGCCCCTCAATTTACTACGGCGACGAACAAGGCTTTACCGGACTGCGTGGCGAAGGCTTTGCTGCCGACGACCCCGTGCGCCCACCCCTGCCAGCAACACCAAGCGAGCTTTCCGACGAAGGCGCCTGGCTTTTTGCAGCGCACAAAGAATTAATCGGGGTGCGTCGTCGTCACGCGTGGCTAGCTACCGCAAAGCTGGAGGTAAAAGCCACAACCAATGAGACGCTGAGCTACGTTGTCTCCAACAAAGCCGATGGTGAAGAGACATTGCAGGTAGACGTGTGGCTTGAACCGACCCCAGGGGTGCGTATCCATGCTGATGGGGTCACCGAGTACCAGTGGCCCCAAAGTTGA
- a CDS encoding ABC transporter ATP-binding protein, which translates to MITVKHLSFHEILQDISLEIPEHGVTGLVGPNGSGKTTLLRCLFGANRPTSGEVLIDGRKLSTLSARQVATALSVVSQDQGEPPPMTVAEVVRLGRLPHKDNNESSIVEALERVGMADKATRPLSQLSGGERQRVMIARAYVQDTKHMLLDEPTNHLDIYYQLEVFNQIANRPYNSVVVLHDLNHALQYCDTVHLLNHGRIVASGPPNEVLVPEVLEPIYRVRVIRTSTHLHFERKFP; encoded by the coding sequence ATGATTACCGTCAAGCACTTAAGTTTCCACGAAATTCTTCAGGACATCTCCCTGGAAATTCCAGAACACGGAGTGACAGGGCTGGTTGGCCCTAATGGATCCGGCAAGACCACCCTGTTGCGCTGTCTTTTTGGTGCAAATCGTCCGACTAGTGGCGAGGTGCTTATCGACGGGCGCAAGCTTTCAACCTTGTCAGCTCGCCAGGTGGCTACTGCCCTGTCGGTTGTTAGCCAAGATCAAGGCGAGCCACCGCCAATGACAGTGGCCGAAGTTGTGCGTTTGGGACGACTGCCGCACAAGGACAATAACGAAAGCTCCATCGTCGAGGCCCTTGAACGGGTGGGAATGGCTGATAAAGCTACCCGCCCTCTCTCACAACTGTCCGGTGGTGAGCGGCAGCGGGTGATGATCGCCCGGGCCTATGTTCAGGATACGAAGCATATGCTGCTTGACGAGCCCACGAACCACCTCGACATTTACTACCAGCTGGAAGTATTCAACCAAATTGCTAATCGGCCCTACAACTCGGTGGTGGTTTTGCATGATCTTAATCATGCGCTGCAGTATTGCGACACTGTTCACCTACTTAATCATGGCCGAATAGTGGCCTCTGGCCCTCCGAACGAGGTGTTAGTCCCTGAAGTTTTGGAACCGATCTACCGGGTGCGGGTGATCCGCACCAGCACCCATCTTCACTTTGAAAGGAAATTTCCATGA